The Kocuria flava nucleotide sequence ACCAGAAGTGCCACTGGGACGTGAGGTGCTGGGGTCCGACCATCCCGTTGAGCAGCGCCACGTTGGCCCACGTGTAGTCGTCGGTGAGCAGGTGGGCCACGAGGATCAGCGCCACGGAGGGCACCACGATCCGCCCGAGGCTGCGCAGCTGGCGGCGCAGCCTCGGGCGGCGCTCGCCGCCGAGCTGGAACCGGGCGAAGTTCAGGCCGGCGAGCACGAACAGCAGGTGGGCGGTCTGGAAGGTGAACAGCTCGACGTGGGTGGCGACCACGCACACGATCGCCGCGGCGCGCAGCACGATGCCGGTCTCCAGCCGGGCGACGGCGCGCCCGCGGCGGGCGCGCGGGCGCGGGGCGAGGTCCCGCACGGGGGTCACGTGCCAGTCGGGCGGCAGGTGCCCGAGCGCCCGCTCGAGCCGCACCGAGGCGGCCACGTAGGACAGCGAGTCCCCGCCGAGGGAGACGAAGGTGTCGTCCTCGCCGACGTCGGGCCGGTCGAGGACCTCGGCGAGGATGCGCCGGACGTCCCCGGGGCCCTCCGTGCCCGCGGGGGCGGAGGCCGCGGGCGGTGCGGCGGGGGCGAGCGCGAGGACGGCCGGGTAGTCGACCTTGCCGTTGCCCAGGCGGGGCAGCTCGTCGACGGCCTCGACGACCACGGCGCCGCGGGGCAGGCCGACCTCGTCGGCGAGCACCTTGGCCAGCAGCCCGGGGTCGGGCTCCCCGGCGGCGGCGACGACGAGGCGCTCGTCGTCGCCCGCGGCGGCGGCAGTGACGCCGAGGCCGGCGAGGATCCGTTCGACCTGGCCCAGGTCCACCCGCAGCCCGGCGAGCTTCACGAAGCGGCTGCGCCGGCCCACGACCTCGTAGAGGCCCTCGGGGGTGCGGCGGGCGAGGTCGCCGGTGCGCAGCTCCTCGACCTCCCGGCCCAGGGCGAGGTCCGCGGGGTCCTGGGCGTAGCCGAGCATGACGTTGGGCCCGCTGTAGACGAGCTCGGCGTGGGGCAGGTCCGGGACCGGGTCGAGGCGGAAGGACCCGCCCGGGATCGGCACCCCGATGCACCCGGGGTGGGCCTCGGCGAGGTCCGGCGGGAGGTAGGCCATGCGCGCGGTGGCCTCGGTGGCCCCGTACATCACGAACAGGTCCCAGCCGCGCCGGCGGCCCGTGGCGGCCCAGGAGCGCACCTGCTCGGGGGCGAGCCGCCCGCCGGCCTGGGTGACGCAGCGCAGGTGCGGCAGGTCCATCTCGGCGAAGCCCACGCGCTCGAGCAGCTCGAAGGTGTAGGGCACGGCCGCGAAGGAGGTCGCGCCCCGGTCCCGGAAGAGCTCCCAGAAGCAGGGGTCGACGACGGACAGGCCGGTGAGCACGAGCCCGGCGCCGCGCAGGAGGTGGCTGTTGACCACCGAGAGCCCGTAGCAGTAGTGCAGCGGCAGGGTCGTGGCCGCGCGGTCCTCGGGGCGGATCCCGAGGTACTGCGCGATCGACTCGGCGTTGGCCACGAGGTTCTCGCGGGACAGGCGCACGAGCTTGGGGGAGCCGGTCGAGCCCGAGGTGCTCAGCAGCAGGGCGAGGTCGGGATGCAGCTCGTGCCGGGTGCCCGGGCGGCGCTCCTCGAGCAGGGGGGTCCTGCCGCCGGGGCGCAGGACGACGTCGGGGTCGTAGGCGGCGGTCAGCGAGGCCAGGGCGGCGGGCTTGTCGCCGGGGGCCAGGAGCACGGGGTGCCCGCCCGACAGGGCGGCGAGGTAGCCCACGAGGGTGTCGAGCTCCCCGTCGGCGGCGAGCAGCACGAGCCGGCGCTCGGTGCCCAGCCGGGCGGCGCACTGTTCCACCCGCTCGGCGAGCTCCGCGTAGCTCAGCACGCTCCCGGCGGTGAGCACGGCGGGCCGGTCGCCGTGGCGGGCGAGGCCGGCGGCGAAGGACACGGGGGCGAGCTCGGGCTGGACGGTCACCGTGCCACCGTAGAGGAATCCATTAGCGAAGAAAAGTCTTGCGCAATTAGCGGGACGTGCGAGCGGGCTCCGCCGGCGCGTCCTCGGGGTCCCGGCCGGGCGGGGAGGTGACCGCGCGGTCGTCGACGAGCAGGGTGGGGACGGTGCCCGCGGCCACGGTCACGGCCACGGGGGTCCCCACGGGGTGGCGCACGGTGTGCGGCTGCCACGAGCGCAGGGTCCGCCCGGAGGCGAGGCGCACGTGGTGGAGGACGAACGCGCCGTGGTACTCGACGGCGTAGACGTGGGCGGAGGAGGCCGGGTCGGGGCGGATCGCGACCTCGTGGGGCCGCAGGACGACGTCGACGTCGACGTCGCTGTCGGCCCAGCCGGGAACCGTGGAGACGATCCCGATCTCGCAGGTCAGCAGCGCCCGGTCCACGTTGGCCGGCAGGAAGTCGGCGTCGCCCATGAAGGAGGCGACGAAGCGCGTGGCCGGGTGCTCGAAGACCCGCTCGGGGGTGTCGGCCTGCTCGATCAGCCCGTCGTGCATCACGACCACCCGGTGGCCCACGGACAGGGCCTCGGTCTGGTCGTGGGTCACGAGCACGGCCGTGGTCCCGGTCTCCTGCAGCGTGGCGATCGTGTCCCGGCGGACCTGCCCGCGCAGGGACTCGTCGAGGCTGGAGAACGGCTCGTCGAGCAGCACGACGGCGGGGCGCGGGGCCAGGGCCCGGGCGAGGGCCACGCGCTGCTGCTCGCCGCCGGAGAGCTCGTGCGGGTAGCGGCCGGCGAGGTGGCCCAGGCGCACGAGGCCGAGGACCTCCTCCACCCGTGCCGCCCGCTCGGCGCGTGGCATCCGGTCGAGACCGAAGGCCACGTTGCGCGCCACGGTCAGGTGCGGGAAGAGGGCGTGGTCCTGGAAGACCAGGCCCACCCGGCGGTGCTCGGGCTCCTGGAAGCGACGGCCGTCCGCGACGACCTCCCCGGCGATGCGCACGGTGCCCTCGTCGGGGCGCTCGAGACCGGCGATCAGCCGCAGGGTCGTCGACTTGCCGCACCCGGAGGGGCCGATCAGGGTCACGAGCTCCCCCTGGGCGACCGTCAGGTCGAGGGAGCGTGCCCCGGAGGAGTCCCCGTAGCGCTTGGTGACCCCCTCCAGGACGAGGGCGGGGGCCGTCCCCCCGTCGTGGCCGGCGGCCCCGGGCGCGCTCATCGCTCCTCCCCGCCGGTCGCGGGGACCGGGGCCGCGGCGGCGCGGGCCTCGTCCCCGGGTGTCCCGGCGCCGCGGGCCTGGCGGAAGAGCACGAACACCGGCACCACGGCCGCGGCGACGATCACCAGGGCGGGCAGGGCCGCCTTCTCCCAGAAGTTCTCGCGGGCCAGTTCGTAGACCCACACGGACACGGTCGTGAAGCCGAACGGGCGGAGCATGAGCACGATGGGCAGTTCCTTCACGGCGTCGATGGCCACGAGCACCAGGGCCACGGCCCCCCCGGGGCGGACCATGGGGGCGTGCACCCGGGCGAGCACCCGCCGCGGCGGGGCGCCGAGGCTCAGCGCGGACCAGGTGATCGTGGGGGAGATCTTGGCGAAGCTGGCGTCCACCGCCTGGTAGGCGGGGGCCAGGAAGCGGATGACGTAGGCGTAGAGGATCCCGAGCACGGACCCGGTCACCAGCAGGCCCGTGCCCCCGGGGACCCCGGCGGCCTCGAGCAGGGTGTCGGCGTGGGCGAAGACCAGCAGCACGCCGATGCCGACCACGGCCCCCGGCACGGCGTAGCCGAACGTGGTCAGCTGGGCGGCGAAGGAGACCACGGGCCCGCCGCGCATCCGCACGGCGTGGGCCACGGTCGTGGACAGGGCCGCGCAGGCCACCGCGGCGACCGTGGCGACCGTCAGGCTGTTGACCAGGTAGCTCACGAGGCGCGGGTCCTGCAGGGAGGCCGGGTCGGCCACCGCCTGCCCGACCGCCCAGACCAGCAGCTGCACGACGGGGACCACGAAGCCGGCGGCGAGGGCGGCCGTGCAGGCGGCCGTCGCCGCCCAGGCCCGCGCCCCGGTCAGCCGCCGCGGCTGCAGGCCGCGGCCCCGGGCGCCCTTCTGGTGGAACCGGGCGCGCCCGCGCAGCAGCCGCTCCCCGGTCAGCACCGCCACGGCGAACAGCAGCACGAGCACGGCCAGCTGGGTCGCGGACTGGAAGTCGAAGCTGCCCTTCCACACGAGGTAGACCCCGACCGAGACGGTGGTGACGTTGAAGTACTGCACGGTCGCGAAGTCCGTGAGGGTCTCCATCATCACGAGCGAGAGCCCCGCCGCGAGGGAGGGGCGGGCCAGCGGCAGCAGGACGCGGACCAGGGCCCGTCCGCGGGTGGCCCCGAGGGTGCGCGCGGCGTCGTAGGTGCCGGGGGACTGCTCCACGAGGGCGGCGCGGGCCAGCAGGTACACGTAGGGGTAGAGCGTCAGCGACATCACCAGCACGGCCCCCGGCAGCGACCGGACCTCCGGCAGCCAGAGGTCCGCGCCGAACAGCGAGCGCAGGAGCCCCTGCACGGGCCCGGCCACGTCGAAGACCGAGAGCAGGACGAAGCCGAGGATGTAGGCCGGCATGGCCAGGGGCAGGACCAGCAGCCACACGAGCACGTCCCGCAGGGGGAAGCGGTAGGCGGTCACGAGCCAGGCCAGCCCGCCGCCGACCAGCAGCGTCCCGGTCCCGACGCCGAGCATCAGCAGCACGGTCGTGAGGACCATGTCCCCGATCCCGCGGGGGAGGCTGCCGCCGCCGAGACCGCCGACGCCGTCCAGCAGGACGGCGACGACGGGGGCGGCCACGAGGACCGCCGCGAGCACGGCGACCCCCGCCCACAGGGGGCGGCCGCTGCCGGTGGACCTGCGGGAGGTCCCGGAGTGCGTGCCCGCCTCGGCGAGGACCGGGGCCTCGGTCACCGGTAGCCGGCCTCCGCCAGCAGGTCCACGGCCTCGGCGTTGAGGTCGCCGTAGGCCTCGGCGTTGAGCGGCATCCGCTTGAACTCCCCGAACTCCGCGATCACGGGCTCGGGCTCCACGGCCGGGTTGACGGGGAACTCGTGGTTGGCGTCGACGAAGGCGTTCTGCCCGTCGGTGGCCAGCCACTCGATCAGCTGCTGGGCCTGCTCGGCGTTGTCGGAGCCCTCCACGACCCCGGCCCCGGAGATGTTCACGTGGGTGCCGGCGCCGTCCTGGCTGGCCCAGAACAGGTCGACCTTCAGGTCGGGGTTCTCCTCGAGCTTGCGGGCGAGGTAGTAGTGGTTGTTGATCCCCACGTCGCAGGTGCCGGCGTCGATCGCGTCGAGCAGCTGCATGTCGTTGCTCATGATCTCGACGTCGTTGGCGACCCAGCCCTCCACGATGCGCAGGGCCTCCTCGCGGCCGTGCAGGTCGATCAGGCTCGCCACGAGGGACTGGGTGTAGGCGGAGGTCGCGTCGCGCATGCACAGCCGGCCCTTCCACTTCGGGTCGGCGAGGCCGGCGTAGGTCTCCTGCGCGTCGAACTCCGCGGGGTCGACGTTGTCCGGGTTGTAGGTGATCGTGCGGGCCCGCATGGCCAGCCCGTACCACCGGCCCTGCGGGTCGCGCAGGTCCTCGGGCACGGCCTCCTCGAGCGCCGCGGACTCCACGGCGGCCAGCTCGTCCTGGCGCGCGGCGTTCCACAGGTTGCCCGCGTCCACGGTCATGAACACGTCCGCGGGGGAGTCCTCGCCCTCGGCCCGCAGCCGCTCGAGCAGCTCGGCGTCGTCGCCGGTGATGAACTCCACGGTGGTGCCGGTCTCCTCGGTGAACTGCCCGAAGGCGCCCTCGAGGTCGTAGTGGCGGGCGGAGTAGATCTGCAGGTCGGCGGGCTCCTCGCCCACGCCCAGGACGCCGCAGCCGGTGAGCACCGTGGTCGCCGCGGCGAGCAGACCGGTCGTGGCGAGAAGGGATCGGCGGCGCATCGGGACCTCCCGGGGGCACGGCGGTCGGCGGACCACGCGGCGAACAATTGGCAAGGAAAGAGTAGCCTAATCACACGCACGACGTGCTCCCGGCGGCGGCCCGCTCTCCCGCGGTCCGGCCCCCACCGGGTGCGGATCAGGAGAAGACATGCCCGAGGAGTCACCGATCACCGTCCGCAACGCCCCCGGCCGGCGGCGCTACGAGCTCGTGGACGGCGGCGAGGTCGTCGGATCGGCCCACTACCGGGCCTTCGGCGCCCGGTCCGGGCCGCAGCGGATCGTCTTCCACACCGAGGTGGCCTCCTCCCACGAGGGCCGGGGCCTGGGCAGCCGGCTGGCCCGGCACGCGGTGGAGGACATCATCGACGCCGGGATGAAGGTCGTGCCCGTGTGCCCGTACCTGAAGAAGTGGCTGGGCCGGCACCCCGAGTACGCCGACTTCGTGGCGCCCGTGCGCCCCGAGCACCTCGAGGCCGTGCCGGAGCAGGCCCGGGCGGCCGCCCGGGACGCCCAGGAGGGCGCCGGGGAGGATTCCGGCGCAGGGCGCCCGGCGGAATAGCGCCCCGGGCGGCGCCGTTGGACCGGGTGGGCCGTCGCGGCCCGCTCGCACCCGTTCCCGAAAGGACCCGCGTGGCCCCCGAGCCCGAGTACTACCGTCCCGTCCCCCTCGACAACGACCCCTCCCGCGCCGGCTGGTCCGGGAACCGTCCCGGGGCGTCCGGCCGCCCGGCCGGGAGCCCCTTCGGCGGCGCGTCCTCCGGCGGCCCGGCCTTCGGTGGTGCGGCCTCCGGCGGCCCCGCCTTCGGTGGTGCGCCCTCCGGCGGTGCTCCCTTCGGCGGCGCTCCCTTCGGCGCCCCGCAGCGGCCGGTCGTCACGGTGGTCGGCGGGAAGTCGCTGCTGCTCGCCTACGTCCTGTGGTTCCTGCTGGGCTGGCTGGGCGTGCACAAGTTCTACCTGCGCCAGCCGGTCTGGGGGCTGATCTACCTCGGCCTCGGCGGGCTGGGCTGGAGCCTGGCCGGGGTCGGCATCGGCTTCCTGTTCCTGATCCCCTGGGCGCTGCTGATGTTCCTGGACATCTTCACGATGCCCTTCCGCACCGCCTTCGTGAACGCCTCGATCGCCCGCGGCGCCTGGGTGCGGTGACCGGCCCGCGCGGCGCCGTCGTCGCCCCCGCCCGTCCTGCCGCCGTGCCCGGGCGGGCGCCCTCCTGCCGCCGCGCGTTGGGCCGGTCCCCCGCGGTGTAGTAGTGTTGGACGGTCTGTGCCCCCGCCGCCCGAAGTGCGGCGCCGGAGCGCGGACGACGCACAGAACCTCCTGCTGCGGAAGGACCGCAGCCGCTCAGCCCGAAGGAGGTGGGTTCTTTCCATGCGTGAATACGAACTGATGGTCATCATCAACCCCGAGGTCGAGGACCGTGCCGTGGAGCCGACCCTCAAGAAGTTCCTCGAGGTCGTCACCAAGGACAACGGCACCGTCGACAACGTCGACATCTGGGGCCGCCGTCGCCTCGCCTACGAGATCCAGAAGAAGACCGAGGGCATCTACGCCGTGGTGAACTTCACCGCGACCCCGCAGACCGCCCAGGAGCTCGACCGCGTGCTCGGCCTCAACGAGGCCGTGATGCGCACCAAGATCATCCGCCCGGAGGAGCAGAAGATCTCGGCCGAGTGACGACGTCCCGGCGGATCCCGCGGCGCCCCCGGGCGCGGCGGTGAGATGCTGGGAACTCCTCGCACGTCCCGTACGACCGCGAACCCCATCCGACCCGGGAGGTCCACATGGCTGGTGACACCGTCATCACAGTGATCGGCAACCTGACCGCCGACCCCGAGCTGCGCTTCACCCCGTCGGGTGCGGCCGTGGCCAACTTCACCGTTGCGTCCACGCCCCGCACCTTCGACCGCCAGTCCAACGAGTGGAAGGACGGGGAGACCCTGTTCCTGCGCTGCTCGGTGTGGCGCGAGGCGGCCGAGAACGTGGCGGAGTCCCTGCAGAAGGGCATGCGCGTGATCGTGCAGGGTCGGCTGAAGTCGCGCTCGTACGACACCAAGGAAGGCGAGCGGCGCACCGTCACGGAGCTCGACGTCGACGAGGTCGGTCCCTCGCTGCGCTACGCCTCCGCCAAGGTCACCCGCAACGCCCGCGGAGGCGGGCAGGGCGGCGGCTTCGGCGGCGGCGGTGGCGGCCAGCAGTCCGGCGGCTTCGGTGGCGGTGGCGGCGGCTTCGGCGGCGGCCAGCAGTCCGGCGGCGGCGGGTTCGGGGGCGACTCCGGGTCCGGCTTCGGCGGGCAGCAGTCCGGCGGCGGCTTCGGCGGCGGCCGCGGTGGCGGCCGGCCCGCCCAGCAGCCCGCGCCCCAGGGCGACCCCTGGAGCCAGTCCTCCG carries:
- a CDS encoding AMP-binding protein; protein product: MTVQPELAPVSFAAGLARHGDRPAVLTAGSVLSYAELAERVEQCAARLGTERRLVLLAADGELDTLVGYLAALSGGHPVLLAPGDKPAALASLTAAYDPDVVLRPGGRTPLLEERRPGTRHELHPDLALLLSTSGSTGSPKLVRLSRENLVANAESIAQYLGIRPEDRAATTLPLHYCYGLSVVNSHLLRGAGLVLTGLSVVDPCFWELFRDRGATSFAAVPYTFELLERVGFAEMDLPHLRCVTQAGGRLAPEQVRSWAATGRRRGWDLFVMYGATEATARMAYLPPDLAEAHPGCIGVPIPGGSFRLDPVPDLPHAELVYSGPNVMLGYAQDPADLALGREVEELRTGDLARRTPEGLYEVVGRRSRFVKLAGLRVDLGQVERILAGLGVTAAAAGDDERLVVAAAGEPDPGLLAKVLADEVGLPRGAVVVEAVDELPRLGNGKVDYPAVLALAPAAPPAASAPAGTEGPGDVRRILAEVLDRPDVGEDDTFVSLGGDSLSYVAASVRLERALGHLPPDWHVTPVRDLAPRPRARRGRAVARLETGIVLRAAAIVCVVATHVELFTFQTAHLLFVLAGLNFARFQLGGERRPRLRRQLRSLGRIVVPSVALILVAHLLTDDYTWANVALLNGMVGPQHLTSQWHFWFVEMLVYVLVAVIALMAVPWADRAERRFPLGFALALVGIGLLSRYDLVDPGLPKPAPVFWLFALGWAVARCRGTAERVLVSVLALLSVPGYFGSTLREATVVAGLLLLVWVPRLPVPAGLRRVTAWLAGASLHVYLVHWLVYPPLLAVHPVVAVVASLAAGVAYWALTLRVAAALGRWWARRAPGRPGVPDAGGAEHPAAGTPAGELTAPAQAPR
- a CDS encoding ABC transporter ATP-binding protein gives rise to the protein MSAPGAAGHDGGTAPALVLEGVTKRYGDSSGARSLDLTVAQGELVTLIGPSGCGKSTTLRLIAGLERPDEGTVRIAGEVVADGRRFQEPEHRRVGLVFQDHALFPHLTVARNVAFGLDRMPRAERAARVEEVLGLVRLGHLAGRYPHELSGGEQQRVALARALAPRPAVVLLDEPFSSLDESLRGQVRRDTIATLQETGTTAVLVTHDQTEALSVGHRVVVMHDGLIEQADTPERVFEHPATRFVASFMGDADFLPANVDRALLTCEIGIVSTVPGWADSDVDVDVVLRPHEVAIRPDPASSAHVYAVEYHGAFVLHHVRLASGRTLRSWQPHTVRHPVGTPVAVTVAAGTVPTLLVDDRAVTSPPGRDPEDAPAEPARTSR
- a CDS encoding ABC transporter permease, whose product is MTEAPVLAEAGTHSGTSRRSTGSGRPLWAGVAVLAAVLVAAPVVAVLLDGVGGLGGGSLPRGIGDMVLTTVLLMLGVGTGTLLVGGGLAWLVTAYRFPLRDVLVWLLVLPLAMPAYILGFVLLSVFDVAGPVQGLLRSLFGADLWLPEVRSLPGAVLVMSLTLYPYVYLLARAALVEQSPGTYDAARTLGATRGRALVRVLLPLARPSLAAGLSLVMMETLTDFATVQYFNVTTVSVGVYLVWKGSFDFQSATQLAVLVLLFAVAVLTGERLLRGRARFHQKGARGRGLQPRRLTGARAWAATAACTAALAAGFVVPVVQLLVWAVGQAVADPASLQDPRLVSYLVNSLTVATVAAVACAALSTTVAHAVRMRGGPVVSFAAQLTTFGYAVPGAVVGIGVLLVFAHADTLLEAAGVPGGTGLLVTGSVLGILYAYVIRFLAPAYQAVDASFAKISPTITWSALSLGAPPRRVLARVHAPMVRPGGAVALVLVAIDAVKELPIVLMLRPFGFTTVSVWVYELARENFWEKAALPALVIVAAAVVPVFVLFRQARGAGTPGDEARAAAAPVPATGGEER
- a CDS encoding extracellular solute-binding protein translates to MRRRSLLATTGLLAAATTVLTGCGVLGVGEEPADLQIYSARHYDLEGAFGQFTEETGTTVEFITGDDAELLERLRAEGEDSPADVFMTVDAGNLWNAARQDELAAVESAALEEAVPEDLRDPQGRWYGLAMRARTITYNPDNVDPAEFDAQETYAGLADPKWKGRLCMRDATSAYTQSLVASLIDLHGREEALRIVEGWVANDVEIMSNDMQLLDAIDAGTCDVGINNHYYLARKLEENPDLKVDLFWASQDGAGTHVNISGAGVVEGSDNAEQAQQLIEWLATDGQNAFVDANHEFPVNPAVEPEPVIAEFGEFKRMPLNAEAYGDLNAEAVDLLAEAGYR
- a CDS encoding GNAT family N-acetyltransferase gives rise to the protein MPEESPITVRNAPGRRRYELVDGGEVVGSAHYRAFGARSGPQRIVFHTEVASSHEGRGLGSRLARHAVEDIIDAGMKVVPVCPYLKKWLGRHPEYADFVAPVRPEHLEAVPEQARAAARDAQEGAGEDSGAGRPAE
- a CDS encoding TM2 domain-containing protein; the encoded protein is MAPEPEYYRPVPLDNDPSRAGWSGNRPGASGRPAGSPFGGASSGGPAFGGAASGGPAFGGAPSGGAPFGGAPFGAPQRPVVTVVGGKSLLLAYVLWFLLGWLGVHKFYLRQPVWGLIYLGLGGLGWSLAGVGIGFLFLIPWALLMFLDIFTMPFRTAFVNASIARGAWVR
- the rpsF gene encoding 30S ribosomal protein S6 → MREYELMVIINPEVEDRAVEPTLKKFLEVVTKDNGTVDNVDIWGRRRLAYEIQKKTEGIYAVVNFTATPQTAQELDRVLGLNEAVMRTKIIRPEEQKISAE
- a CDS encoding single-stranded DNA-binding protein, whose product is MAGDTVITVIGNLTADPELRFTPSGAAVANFTVASTPRTFDRQSNEWKDGETLFLRCSVWREAAENVAESLQKGMRVIVQGRLKSRSYDTKEGERRTVTELDVDEVGPSLRYASAKVTRNARGGGQGGGFGGGGGGQQSGGFGGGGGGFGGGQQSGGGGFGGDSGSGFGGQQSGGGFGGGRGGGRPAQQPAPQGDPWSQSSGGNYDWGTGQDDEPPF